A genome region from Dictyoglomus sp. includes the following:
- a CDS encoding ECF transporter S component yields MINLRNPKTLSLAGILTAITLVLGFTQWGFIPLPTPAGAATIMHIPAIVSGLVLGPLFGAIIGLLFGIITVFFFSHIAPFWVLIPARPFIGIVAGVVFYFLYKLLGKNERVKFYSTLIFSFLIFIILLWLGVKYFKNITYWWAGISYILSIFLFLFIKDRNPKILSLSIASFLGSMTNTIGTLGLAVIFKIFPLEAAISVGILHGIPEAILAVIICVPTSIALRRYLGKE; encoded by the coding sequence ATGATTAATTTAAGAAACCCTAAGACCTTATCCTTAGCTGGTATTCTAACTGCCATAACTTTAGTTCTCGGTTTCACTCAATGGGGATTTATTCCTCTACCTACTCCTGCAGGGGCAGCTACAATCATGCATATTCCTGCAATTGTTTCTGGGCTGGTTCTTGGTCCTTTATTTGGAGCAATTATTGGACTTTTATTTGGAATAATTACTGTTTTCTTCTTTAGTCATATTGCTCCTTTTTGGGTCTTAATACCTGCAAGACCATTTATTGGAATTGTAGCAGGGGTTGTCTTTTATTTTTTATATAAACTTTTAGGAAAAAATGAAAGGGTAAAATTTTATAGCACTTTAATTTTTTCCTTTCTTATTTTCATTATTCTCTTATGGTTAGGGGTAAAATATTTTAAAAATATAACCTATTGGTGGGCAGGAATAAGTTATATTTTATCAATTTTTCTATTTTTATTCATAAAAGATAGAAATCCCAAAATTCTTTCACTATCTATAGCATCTTTCTTAGGTAGTATGACAAATACAATAGGAACTTTAGGATTAGCAGTGATATTTAAGATTTTTCCTTTAGAAGCAGCGATTTCTGTGGGTATTCTTCATGGAATACCTGAAGCTATTTTAGCAGTAATTATCTGTGTTCCTACCTCTATAGCATTAAGAAGATATCTAGGAAAGGAGTGA